CTGGTGAGCGTAAACCTGTCGTATCAACATTGCCACTCTTAATTAAGGGTCTGGTGGGTGGACAACCCTCAGGCACAGCAATGGTTTCTGCTAATGCAAAACCCTTTACTTCCTATGGCTTAAAAAGCTCTCTTACTTCGCCAATTTCCCGTGATGCTGCCGAGGGCTTTGCCAAAGCCCTCAACCATCTGATTGCTTCACCAAATTTCCGGCTTAGAATTGGTTCTACCACCTATGTATTTTGGACAAGGGATCAAGAAGATGATTTTGATGCTCTGTCATACCTAGATGATCCTGACCCAGAGAAAGTAAAGAGTCTATTGAGTTCTCCCTTTACAGGTCAGCAATCATTTAGTGTAGATGAGAACCAGTTCTATTGCCTCACCCTGACGGCGAATAATGCCAGAGCGGTAGTGCGTGATTGGCTTGAAACAACTGTTCCGGAAGTGAAGCGCAACCTATGTAATTGGTTTGAAGCTCAAAGGATAGTTGCACCTGATGGTGAAGAGTTCAAATCATGGGGAGTTTATAAACTAGCTGCCAGCGCCTACCGCGATCCCGCCAAGGAAATGCTTCCCGCCGTGCCAAATGCTCTAGTTAAATTTGCCCTCAGTGGCGATCGTCTGCCTCATGATCTCCTCGCTAGAGTCTTGCGTCGTAATCGTGCCGAGCAAAAAGTCACCTATGCTCGCGTTGCTCTGATCAAACTGATTCTGACCAGTCAAAACAAATTCGCCAGAACTGAAATGGAAACATTAAATCCTAATCCAGATTTCCCAGCCATAGCCGATCACACCGCCTATCACTGTGGTCGATTGCTCGCTGAACTAGAGGCGATTCAAAGAACTGCCCTAGGCAAAATTAATGCCACCCTCACCGATCGCTACTATGGTGCTGTCTCTAGTACCCCTGCCAGTGCGTTCCCACCACTTTTGAGTGGCGCTAAAAGAGCCCATTTGCCCAAGCTCAGAAAAAATAGACCTGGTGCCTATCAGGCTCTGGAAAAGCGCTTAGAGGAAATCATGTCGCATCTTTCTGAATTGGGATTTCCTAAAACCCTGACCTTGCAGCAACAGGGTCTGTTTGCGATCGGCTATTACCATCAAAAAGCCGCCAATCGTGCCGCTGCCCAAACCAACCAAGCTAGCTAAACTCCAAAAACAAGACTATGACTAAACATTTCGACCCCAATCGCCGCCATGACTTTGTTTTACTATTTGATGTCACCGACGGTAATCCCAATGGCGATCCCGATGGCGGTAATATGCCGCGCACTGATCCAGAAACCCTCCAAGGATTAGTGACCGATGTCTCGCTTAAACGCAAGATTCGTAATTATGTTGCTACCTATGCTGCCCATGAAGCACCAGATGATCAAAAGGCACGATTGAAAATATTCGTAGAACATCATGGTGTTCTCAATGAGCAAATCCGGCTTGCTTATACAGAGCAGGATATTCCCACGGGCAAACCTGCAGATGACAACATTGATGATGCCGAGATTCTTGCTGGTCTGAGGGCAATCGCTGCTGATTTACCAGAAGCCTTCACCTTTGTCGATCGTGATGATGATGCCAGCGATGATGAAACAGAACCCGCCAATTTAGCCTATAGTGGCGAACTCTCAGACACCGAAAAGAAAGAAGCGCTGGAGCAACTAGAAGAGGTAATTAGCGAACTGGCGATCGAATCGGCAATTGCCAAAAAAACGATCACTTTTATTAAAAACCTGACCAAAAAAGCAGGCAAGCCCGACAAAAGCCGTGCCAATGCCGAAAAAGCCCAGGTCTGGATGTGTAATAACTTCTTTGATGTGCGCATGTTTGGTGCGGTAATGAGCACTGGTCTTAATGCAGGGCAGGTGCGTGGCCCCGTGCAAATCACCTTTGCCCGCTCTATTGATCCAGTCCTGCCCCAAGATCTGGCCATCACCCGGATGGCAGTGACTACCGAAGCCGATCGTGAAAAGTTACAGACCATGGGTCGTAAAACCTTAATTCCCTATGGTCTATATCTGGCCTATGGATTCTATTCTCCTTATCTGGCACAAAACACTGGGGTTAACAAATTTGATCTCCAGTTATTCTGGCAAGCCCTGGTAAATATGTGGGACTTCGATCGCAGTGCCAGTCGAGGGCTAATGGCTCCACGTGGGCTATACGTTTTTACCCATGAATCAAAGCTTGGTAATGCCCCAGCCCATAAGCTGTTTGAGCGAATTACTGTGCGGCTCAAAAATCCAAATTCTACCCCTCGCTCATTTAAGGATTATGAGTTGATTGTCAATACCGATAATTTACCAGATGCAATCACGCTTACTGATTTATTAGCAGAATAAGCAAGTGGAAGTACCTGACACTGATGACTATGTCATGCTTAGCGCGTTGCAGCATTATGTTTTTTGTCCACGCCAATGCGCGCTAATTCATGTTGAGCAAACGTTTGATGAGAATATCTATACATTGCGAGGGCAACGGGTACATGAACGCGTGAATATTCCCGAAGGTGAAAGCTTTGAGGGGATTAGAGTCGAGCGATCGCTAACGCTTTGGTCTCACCAGCATCGGCTTACTGGCATTGCCGATCTAGTTGAGTTTAGCTTTGATCATACCCCTTACCCAGTTGAATATAAATCTGGCTCCCGCAAACCCCGCCGCGCTGATGATGTACAACTTTGTGCCCAGGCTTTGTGTCTAGAGGAAATGTTTGGTATTGCTGTTCCAAAAGGGGCAATTTTTCATCATGCTTCTAAGCGTCGCCGAGAGGTGATATTCGATCCCGACTTGCGATCGCTGGTAATTGAAACTGCTCACCAAGTACGACAGATGTTAACTCAAAGTATTGTGCCGCCTCCTGTAGCCGATCAACGTTGCCCAGATTGCTCTCTGCTAGATGCCTGTATGCCCCATGCGATCCAAGATTTTAGAAAATTGGCTCAGTCAAATAATCCATTTTTTGTTCCTTTAGACCCGTGAAAGTCTTATTAAACACACTCTATGTGCAAACTCAAGGTAGTTACCTCAGACTCGACCACGAAACCTTAAAAATCGAAGTCGAGCGCGAATTAACCTTTCAAATTCCCTTACATCATTTGGGTGCGATCGTTACTTTTGGGAATGTGCTAATCAGTCCATTTTTGATCCATCGTTGTGCTGAAGATGGCAGAGCGCTGATCTGGCTCTCTGAATATGGTCGGTTTCGCGCCAGAGCCAATGGTTCGACCAGTGGTAATGTACTGCTCAGACAAGCGCAATATTCAGCTTTAGAGAGCACCGATGCAGTTTTGCTCATTGCTCGCTATATTGTGGCTGGCAAGTTGCAAAATGCCCGACTGATTCTGATGCGATCGGCGCGTGATGCTAAAAATGAAAGCGATCGCACTGCGTTATCGGCTGCCGCAGCAACACATGCGGAAGCGATCAAAAGCGCTGAGAAGGCTGAAAGTGTTGAGAAGCTGCGCGGCATTGAAGGTTATGCGGCCAAGGCTTATTTTGCCGCTTTTAGCCATATGATTCGGCTCAATCGTGATGCCTTTGCGTTGACGGAGCGATCGCGTCGGCCACCCCGTGATCCGATCAATGCAATGCTTTCTTTTGTTTATACTCTTTTGGTCAATGATTGTGTCAGTGCTTGCGAGGGAGTTGGGCTCGATCCGCAGGTTGGCTTTTTACATGCAATCAGGCCAGGTAGGCCATCGCTGGCTCTGGATTTGATGGAGGAGCTACGGGCTCCCATTGCCGATCGCTTGGTGCTCACCCTTATCAATCGTGGTCAGATCAAACCTGAGCATTTCTTAGAAAGGCCTGGCGGCGCAATTTTTATGACCGATGATGCTCGTAAGACTGTTTTAGCTGAGTTTCAAAAACGCAAAAAAGTAGAGGTCAATCATCCCATTCTGGCCACCAAGGTGCCTTTAGGGTTGGTTAATCATACCCAGGCGCGATTGCTGGCAAGACATTTGCGCGGCGATGTTCCCACCTATCAACCGTTTATCCTACGCTGATTTTTAGCTTAGCCCTATATTCCAATCGAAAATCATGGCGAATATTTTGGTTACCTATGATGTTAATACTGAAACCAAGGAAGGCCGCCGCCGTCTGCGTAAGGTTGCCACTACCTGTAAAGATTATGGACAAAGGGTTCAACTCTCTGTTTTTGAATGTAATGTAAATGAAGCGCAGTATGAGGCTTTACGGGCAAAGCTCTATAACATTATCGATCCCGATCTCGACAGTATCCGCATCTACAAACTACCTGCTCCCAGGGAACTTTCGGTTGAGTGCTATGGAATCGACAAATATATTGATTTTAATGACCCGCTGATTATTTAAGTTTGCGCGAACCTATAGCAAGGGCTAAATCCCTGGGGGGTTCGCGTTCTAATCCCTGTCAGCGTTTCGGCGTTTTTTGCTAAATTATGGCTTTTAATTTTAACCATGCTAAACCAGATCCGCGTAATTAACTCCTATGATCACCTCTGCCAAAGGATCTGGTATGATTGCGGTTGCACCTGGCCTTCGGGCTGGGTGAGGATTGGAACCCACATATTTGATGGCGGATTGTGATCTTCACGCGGTTGCACCTGGCCTTCGGGCTGGGTGAGGATTGGAACACCGAGGACGACATTTTGGAGTTGTGCCGAAGTGAGGTTGCACCTGGCCTTCGGGCTGGGTGAGGATTGGAACTGGCGATCGAGCGGTAGATAGTCTGGGCACAGCCACGGTTGCACCTGGCCTTCGGGCTGGGTGAGGATTGGAACAATCACCCAGAGGAGGCGATCGCCAGCTTCGGGCGCGAGGTTGCACCTGGCCTTCGGGCTGGGTGAGGATTGGAACCTCCGGTGGGCAATCGGTTGTTACTTGTGGCTCAATTGGTTGCACCTGGCCTTCGGGCTGGGTGAGGATTGGAACGAATCTGTTGTCTGGTGATTCATCGTCACCGGTTGCACCTGGCCTTCGGGCTGGGTGAGGATTGGAACTAACCTTGCCATACGAGGATTAATCAAAGCTATGTGAGTTGCACCTGGCCTTCGGGCTGGGTGAGGATTGGAACATCGAGCGAGCCAAACAATTTGCGCTGAACTTCCAAGTTGCACCTGGCCTTCGGGCTGGGTGAGGATTGGAACAATTCCCGTCCCTGGTATTTATCGAAATATTGGCTGTTGCACCTGGCCTTCGGGCTGGGTGAGGATTGGAACTAGTCATCATCGGCTTAAGCAATGCAGCGATCGCCGTTGCACCTGGCCTTCGGGCTGGGTGAGGATTGGAACGTTGGCGATCGCACCTGGTAAAACCTGATCTGGCGGTTGCACCTGGCCTTCGGGCTGGGTGAGGATTGGAACAATCACCCAGAGGAGGCGATCGCCAGCTTCGGGCGTTGCACCTGGCCTTCGGGCTGGGTGAGGATTGGAACACCTGAGCAGCAATTATCTTTGGTTGGCGATACCGTTGCACCTGGCCTTCGGGCTGGGTGAGGATTGGAACTCTGTACAGTTCGTGGGCGATGTTACCTATGTTGTTGCACCTGGCCTTCGGGCTGGGTGAGGATTGGAACAATAAACTGCCTGACGGTGTGAAGAAAAATGTAGGTGGTTGCACCTGGCCTTCGGGCTGGGTGAGGATTGGAACATGGGCTGCCACTGTTAAGACTACGTGGGCTGAGTACAACTCAAGTTGCACCTGGCCTTCGGGCTGGGTGAGGATTGGAACGATAATAGAGAAATCCAAAAATTACCTATTGGCGTTGCACCTGGCCTTCGGGCTGGGTGAGGATTGGAACTCGGTCAGGTCATCGAACTTGATTTTGGTCAGCGTTGCACCTGGCCTTCGGGCTGGGTGAGGATTGGAACACAGTAATGAGAGCCTTTGACAGGGCGATTGCCGTTGCACCTGGCCTTCGGGCTGGGTGAGGATTGGAACTAAATATCCAGCGGCTAAAGGCAATGCCGCCAATAGTTGCACCTGGCCTTCGGGCTGGGTGAGGATTGGAACAGTTTGACGAGAATTACCCGCAGTGCTTGTTAGGTTGCACCTGGCCTTCGGGCTGGGTGAGGATTGGAACAACTTTCATACCCTTCACCTCATTTACTACACGCCGTGTTGCACCTGGCCTTCGGGCTGGGTGAGGATTGGAACACCTACGCATCAACGCCACCACTGGCAACAGCAACGGTTGCACCTGGCCTTCGGGCTGGGTGAGGATTGGAACATCTATGCCCCATCTAGCTTGCGATTGCTACATCTGGTTGCACCTGGCCTTCGGGCTGGGTGAGGATTGGAACTTTTCGTTTGCCACTTTAGTTAGTTTTGGCGATCGGGTTGCACCTGGCCTTCGGGCTGGGTGAGGATTGGAACCAATCGCCCAATATATACTGTGGCCAGAAGCCAAGGTTGCACCTGGCCTTCGGGCTGGGTGAGGATTGGAACATTGTCACCATGTCGGCGCAGGCATCGCCAACATGTTGCACCTGGCCTTCGGGCTGGGTGAGGATTGGAACGGTGTAATCACCACTGACGAAATTATTGTTAGTTAAAGTTGCACCTGGCCTTCGGGCTGGGTGAGGATTGGAACAGGTTCAGTTTGGTTCTGCCGGGATTGGGAAGCCGATCGCAGGTTGCACCTGGCCTTCGGGCTGGGTGAGGATTGGAACCTATGCAACTCTTCTGATGCTTCATATCTAGCGATGTTGCACCTGGCCTTCGGGCTGGGTGAGGATTGGAACAAGGAATTTTGCTCAAGCTCACCCCGAATCAACATTGTTGCACCTGGCCTTCGGGCTGGGTGAGGATTGGAACTTCTATAACGAATTGAGGCGGTGGGAGCCTCTCAATGTTGCACCTGGCCTTCGGGCTGGGTGAGGATTGGAACATGTGCTGCCCTACTTGCAGTCTGAGGCAACGGCGGTTGCACCTGGCCTTCGGGCTGGGTGAGGATTGGAACTGGACTCAGGCCAACTCATGTTTATTGTGTATATGGTTGCACCTGGCCTTCGGGCTGGGTGAGGATTGGAACCTTTAACTCGCATTAGGGCGATCTCTTGCGAATCGGTTGCACCTGGCCTTCGGGCTGGGTGAGGATTGGAACATTCAAACTGGCCTCTGATCTGTGTAGGTTGGCAGGTTGCACCTGGCCTTCGGGCTGGGTGAGGATTGGAACGCTGATTAGCCATTTGCGACCAGCGGTTTTGTGTCAGGTTGCACCTGGCCTTCGGGCTGGGTGAGGATTGGAACAGGGAAATAACGACATGGCAGTTATTGATATTGAGGTTGCACCTGGCCTTCGGGCTGGGTGAGGATTGGAACTGGTATGACTGGCGGCATCCCACTATGCGCCGATGTTGCACCTGGCCTTCGGGCTGGGTGAGGATTGGAACACTCCATAAACTTTATAGACATATTTCAAAGCAAGGTTGCAC
The sequence above is a segment of the Pseudanabaena sp. PCC 7367 genome. Coding sequences within it:
- the cas8c gene encoding type I-C CRISPR-associated protein Cas8c/Csd1, translated to MILSQLYEYSQRQMELPPAMYKGTKVRWVISLSTEGEFRDFIPRGGNSKADKRGTEMTAPHILRTVGVKPKLLADTGEYVLGIARPNSKPQRVKDCHQQFKDLVQQCANSTEEPTIRAIVKFLDTWNPETDRGKLPKDFDPADVITFEVGDTLPADEKAELHRIEEFWADYTLGDSDKSMPIMTCLITGERKPVVSTLPLLIKGLVGGQPSGTAMVSANAKPFTSYGLKSSLTSPISRDAAEGFAKALNHLIASPNFRLRIGSTTYVFWTRDQEDDFDALSYLDDPDPEKVKSLLSSPFTGQQSFSVDENQFYCLTLTANNARAVVRDWLETTVPEVKRNLCNWFEAQRIVAPDGEEFKSWGVYKLAASAYRDPAKEMLPAVPNALVKFALSGDRLPHDLLARVLRRNRAEQKVTYARVALIKLILTSQNKFARTEMETLNPNPDFPAIADHTAYHCGRLLAELEAIQRTALGKINATLTDRYYGAVSSTPASAFPPLLSGAKRAHLPKLRKNRPGAYQALEKRLEEIMSHLSELGFPKTLTLQQQGLFAIGYYHQKAANRAAAQTNQAS
- the cas7c gene encoding type I-C CRISPR-associated protein Cas7/Csd2, producing the protein MTKHFDPNRRHDFVLLFDVTDGNPNGDPDGGNMPRTDPETLQGLVTDVSLKRKIRNYVATYAAHEAPDDQKARLKIFVEHHGVLNEQIRLAYTEQDIPTGKPADDNIDDAEILAGLRAIAADLPEAFTFVDRDDDASDDETEPANLAYSGELSDTEKKEALEQLEEVISELAIESAIAKKTITFIKNLTKKAGKPDKSRANAEKAQVWMCNNFFDVRMFGAVMSTGLNAGQVRGPVQITFARSIDPVLPQDLAITRMAVTTEADREKLQTMGRKTLIPYGLYLAYGFYSPYLAQNTGVNKFDLQLFWQALVNMWDFDRSASRGLMAPRGLYVFTHESKLGNAPAHKLFERITVRLKNPNSTPRSFKDYELIVNTDNLPDAITLTDLLAE
- the cas4 gene encoding CRISPR-associated protein Cas4, with translation MEVPDTDDYVMLSALQHYVFCPRQCALIHVEQTFDENIYTLRGQRVHERVNIPEGESFEGIRVERSLTLWSHQHRLTGIADLVEFSFDHTPYPVEYKSGSRKPRRADDVQLCAQALCLEEMFGIAVPKGAIFHHASKRRREVIFDPDLRSLVIETAHQVRQMLTQSIVPPPVADQRCPDCSLLDACMPHAIQDFRKLAQSNNPFFVPLDP
- the cas1c gene encoding type I-C CRISPR-associated endonuclease Cas1c encodes the protein MKVLLNTLYVQTQGSYLRLDHETLKIEVERELTFQIPLHHLGAIVTFGNVLISPFLIHRCAEDGRALIWLSEYGRFRARANGSTSGNVLLRQAQYSALESTDAVLLIARYIVAGKLQNARLILMRSARDAKNESDRTALSAAAATHAEAIKSAEKAESVEKLRGIEGYAAKAYFAAFSHMIRLNRDAFALTERSRRPPRDPINAMLSFVYTLLVNDCVSACEGVGLDPQVGFLHAIRPGRPSLALDLMEELRAPIADRLVLTLINRGQIKPEHFLERPGGAIFMTDDARKTVLAEFQKRKKVEVNHPILATKVPLGLVNHTQARLLARHLRGDVPTYQPFILR
- the cas2 gene encoding CRISPR-associated endonuclease Cas2; the protein is MANILVTYDVNTETKEGRRRLRKVATTCKDYGQRVQLSVFECNVNEAQYEALRAKLYNIIDPDLDSIRIYKLPAPRELSVECYGIDKYIDFNDPLII